From the genome of Fluviispira vulneris:
CATTATCCACTTCATTCATTAAAAATATATTAAAAGCTGAAAAGAGAAAACCCGTTGCAAAAAAATATTTGAATCTATCTTTTTCCATGAATCTATTTTCAATAATTTGCGATTTTAATTTTTCGATGCTCCAAAAATACATAAAAGTCCTTATAGTAAGTATGCAACGTAATTTTTATCAGGATAGAATAGTGCATTTCATTATATTGATATCTATGCCTTCTGATAGTAAAATGTATTTAACTGTATAAATTTTATATCCGTCGATTCATTAATATCTGTAGTTAATTCACATTTCCCATACGAAGAGCACTTTAAAAAATTTGAGTCATTTCTTAAAACATAATTTGAGTTGGAATTTAGAACTAAACTAAATAGAAAAAATGCATGACTGGGTTGTATGAGATCCGTATTTGCTAGATAATACCTTCCATTATCAAGATCTATTTTTAAATTGCTTAGATTTCCTGCAAAAGTAAAATAAAATAGATCATTTTCTCTAACGAATGATCCACATGGCTTATTGTCTTCTGGTTCTAGTTTAAAATACTTTGTTCTTGCTTTTAAAGGTGACGATACTTTTGACAAATAAGAATAGCTTGAAAAGATCGATTTTTCTGGCGAAATATAACTTTCAATACTTGAAGTTTCTTCTGATATAGAAAGCATTAAATAGGCGCTGCAATATATCAGCGGTTCTCCATGATAATCATAAATCAATGAATTATCATTACTGCTCATTGTATAGGCATTGATATTTACTGAAATGGATAAAAATAAATAATTTATTAAACCATGGAATTTCATTAACTTCTCCTTATTATTATAATAATTTATATATTATATAACATATTATAATTCAATTTTTTTTATTATTTATTTTTAATTTTAATAAAAATATAAAATTTAACTTGTTTTTAACATTATAAATTTTAATTGTCTTGACTACGAAGTGATCATAACCCCCATTTCAAGTTGACACTTTTTCACCAAGAAAAGGGGAGCCAATGGACAAGTTAGCAGAGCCCCATGTAGGAGATTCGGGTACCATGAAGAATGTGAAAAATTTGAGGAACATTTCAATTTGGGGTTGAGTTTATCAGTACTTTCCCGTGTAAGCACCAGCTCCACCCAGTTACTCTGTCTAGCTGGAAAAGGAGCTTAAGTGTGACTGAAAGCACAATAAAAACAAAGGATAATATGGAAGAAATACTAGCAGAAATTGGGTTATGATCAATTTATTAAATAAAAAATGGCAATCTATATCTCTATAATTTACCATTTATTTATTAATACTTCTTCGTAATTTAATTAAAATTAACTCATTTTATTATTCATAAATAAATTCTATGCTTATTTTCCCTGTTTCTATATCCAATTGAAAATGGCAACCCTGCCAATAAGGTTGATTTTGCGACATCATAAATTCACGGAGTTCGGCAAGTAATCTACGTAATTTTCCGCCTGCAATTCCTGTTTCAGTTACCCAATTTTGTTCTCCATTATTATTTATATAATCGAAATTAAATGTAGCACAATCATTTTCTTTTACTAATTCAGATTTCATTATAATTATTTTACCATCTTCTGGAATAATATTATGCAAAATTTGTGCAATTTTTTGATATATTTCTTGATCTTTCGTCATTGCTATTTTCCTTTTGGAGAATTGTTAAAGTTTTTTTCTACAGACTTATTATTTCCAATTTTATACTGGACTTTAAACTCATCTGGCCTCTTTCCATTGCTCAAATACACTGGTATAATCTTCACTTCAACTCTATCCCCTAACTTCAAGGCATCCGCCCAAAGATTTTCCATTTTATTCCATTCACGACGATTTAAATTTGAATCCATTGGCACTAAGTTGATGGCTTCACTTGGCCCCCCAAAGCGATTGGCAATTAAATGCCCCCCTTCATCTCCAGGATTTCCTTGTTTTCTTACTTTTGTTTGCTCATAGCTATATCTATCTTTATTTTGCAATTTTAGTTCTGCAAATACAAATTTAACTCTACCTTGATCATCTGTCTCATAAACTGTACTATTGTCAACTAAATATTTTGAATTTTTTTGAGGATTTCTGAGTTCCGGATTCCAGTTTCCATTATCTCCAGATTTTAATTTGATGAAATCTTCTTCGCCTTGCTTACCTATATATTCATGAATTAACTTAGGCCTTTCAATTTCTAAATGAGTATTTGAAGGTAAATATTTTCCTCTTTTAACATCTTGATACAATAAGACCCAATCTCCATTTATACTCTTTTCTATTTTTAAACCTTTTTTCCTAACTTCATTGCCTATCTCTATTAAATAATTTTCGCCTTGTTCTTTTAATACAGATTCTAGAGATTTTTTTCCTGTTAATAATTTA
Proteins encoded in this window:
- a CDS encoding immunity protein YezG family protein, which codes for MTKDQEIYQKIAQILHNIIPEDGKIIIMKSELVKENDCATFNFDYINNNGEQNWVTETGIAGGKLRRLLAELREFMMSQNQPYWQGCHFQLDIETGKISIEFIYE